The Pseudopipra pipra isolate bDixPip1 chromosome 4, bDixPip1.hap1, whole genome shotgun sequence DNA segment tgctcctcctggctgtgctggccgtcCTGCCCAAGCTGACCCACGATCGCCCGAGCGATGCAGTCGCTCTGGAGCGGATGAAGAGACGGCAGATGTTTCTCGAGGAGAAGATGAgcgagctgtgggaggaaatggagtggaggagggccctggaaaaagttccactcctgtggatcttgcagcactggctcttctgggtggctgcagcggctgtgctctgctggctggcctggcGCCGTCAGCGGGACAACtggcgaggagaggaggaagaagagctgggcgcagcagccggggccgtcaggcctttcccagagctcagccggtcaccgctgcaggaactgccctaCATGGGCCGcaccctgaagaagctggtgcgggacctgctggaggtgtgccaggtgctctcccagaacaccttcatgccagagctgcacccgGCCACCCAGAAGCAGGGCACCATGGAGTCCTGGAGTGACCTGGGGCACCAGGTCATCTACCAGCTGGTCGTCTTCCTGAGGCCACCCCCCAGgcactctttccagctgcagccgcccgccggcaagaatgtgccagagaggtgctccaacatCCGGGTGGTGCTGGAGTGCTCGTGCTCCAGCACGACGGGGGAGACGTCGTGCTTTGTCCACCCCACGCACGACGCTCAGCCCTCGCGCCTGCTCCGcaccctctgcacagactcccacttggaggtggagaaagtcgccggctgggtgcaggacttggtggaagcagcctgggagcgtttgccccagtggcatgactggaagctccagctgctgccctcctcccgctcctgcaggctcctgctgaccGGCCCCTGCGAGGTGCAGCTCTgcgctgagctgctcttggcgctgcggcagggccggccaggcaacttcctggtgctggaataggcacctgcagctctcccacctgctg contains these protein-coding regions:
- the LOC135413609 gene encoding inositol 1,4,5-trisphosphate receptor-interacting protein-like 1, which gives rise to MDSALVLLLAVLAVLPKLTHDRPSDAVALERMKRRQMFLEEKMSELWEEMEWRRALEKVPLLWILQHWLFWVAAAAVLCWLAWRRQRDNWRGEEEEELGAAAGAVRPFPELSRSPLQELPYMGRTLKKLVRDLLEVCQVLSQNTFMPELHPATQKQGTMESWSDLGHQVIYQLVVFLRPPPRHSFQLQPPAGKNVPERCSNIRVVLECSCSSTTGETSCFVHPTHDAQPSRLLRTLCTDSHLEVEKVAGWVQDLVEAAWERLPQWHDWKLQLLPSSRSCRLLLTGPCEVQLCAELLLALRQGRPGNFLVLE